AAACCCCCTGGAGCCTTATCGAACACCTCACGCGGGGTTTTCGCCTCCCCGGGCAGGGACGTGGGTATGACCCGGTGCTGTGGGCGAACGGTCAAGCTGTTGCACCCTGTCTACCCTCCTAGGAGTGAAGCACGGGTGAATACCTGGACAACACCCCCCGTACGGCGCATCCTTTGCTCACTCTTCGTGCCTGCCGCCGCCAGGAGCAGCCGTGCCGCCCACCAGCGACCCCGTCCGTCCGCCCTGCGCCCAAGGGCCCTTCGGCCACGCACTGGCCGATCTGCTGGATGTCCTGCTGCCCGCCCGGTGCGCCGGCTGCGGCACCGACCGCACCCAGCTCTGCCCGGCGTGCCGGCACACCCTCGCCACCGCCCGGCCCGGCCCCACCGTGCTGCCGTGGGCGCACGCCGCCGCTCCTTACACCGACCCGGTGCGGCAGTTGCTGCTCGCCCACAAGGAGCGGGGCGCCCTGCGGCTGGCCGGCCCCCTCGGCGAGGCGCTCGGCCGGGCGGTCCGCTCCGCGCTGGGACCGCGCGCCGCGCTCACGCCGCTCCTGCTGGTCCCGATGCCCTCGACCCCGGCCGCCGTCCGCGCCCGCGGCCACGATCCGACGCTCCGGCTGGCCGCGGCCGCCGTCCGCTCACTGCGCCGGGCCGGCCTGGACGCCCGGGCCGCGGCGCTGCTGCGGCACACCCGGCCCGTCGCCGACCAGGCCGGACTGACCGCGGCCGAGCGCCGCCGCAACCTGCACGGCGCGCTCACCGTCCTGCCGCGCGCACGACGCGGCCTGGCCGGCCGTCAGGCGGTCCTGGTGGACGACCTGGTGACCACCGGCGCCAGCCTCGCCGAGGCCGCCCGGGCGCTGGCCGCGGCCGGCCTGCCGGTCAGGGCGGCGGCCACCGTCGCGGCGGCCGGCCCGCTCCGGAGCGGCTGAAACCGGCTCAGCCGGGGTAGAAGAACGCGCTGGCCCGGTCCGCCAGCGTGACTTCACGCCACTGACCGCCGGTCAGCCGGTAGAGCTTGCCGTCCGACGCCTGGATCGCGAGCACCGGCGAAGCCTGGGCCAGTACGTCCCCGCGGGCCTCCGAGGCGGCGATGGCGGCCATGCCCTCACCGACCTGGAGCGGGGCGTCGGTGCTCTGGGTGCCGTCGGTGCTGATGTAGTGCAGCTGGTGGGGCCGGTCGGCCTCCTTGCCCAGCACGAGCAGCTGGTCGGCCTCCGCCCAGGACAGCGAGGACACGTCGGCGAGCGCCGGGGCGGTCCGGCGCAACCCCACGATCCGGGCCGTCGGCGCCTCCGGGGTGCCTCCGTGCACGATCAGGCCGAACATCAGCGACTGGTTGGGGCTGCCCGGGCCCTTCGCCACCAACGCGACCCGGGCGCCGTCCGAGGAGACCTTGAGCATCTGCACGCTCTGCCCGCCCAGGTCGTCGACCGGGACGGTGTAGCTCTTGTTGCCGCGGACCATCACCACGCGCGGGGCGTCCGGGTTGCGGTCCACCACCCAGAGGTCGCCGCGGCCGTCCCAGCTGGGCGAGGTAAGCCCGTCGTCCCCGGAGCGGGCCGCCGAGGTGAGCACCGGATCGGGCATCGCGACCGCGCTGTCGGACAGCGGCACCGAGAAGAGCTGGTGGCCGTCCCGGCTGATCGCGGCGGCCTGCGCGCCGTCCCGGCGGACCGCGATGGTGCCGAGCGGAAGCCGGCCGGCCGGCTGCGGCTTGCCGAGCACGCCGTGGACGGTGTTGTTCGACGTGTCGTTGATCTCCATCAGGACGCCGTTGTCGGCGCGCTGGAAGTACTGCTGCCCACCCTCCGACCCGGCCAGGGCACCGGGGCCGATGAACGGCGTGTCGCTGCGGCTGACGTTGCAGCTGCCGCGCTGTCCCTTCAGCTCCAGCCTCTCGACCTGGCCCTTGCCCTGGTCGGCGAGGGTGTAGAAGAGCTGGGTCGCCATCCGCCGGCAGGACGTCGCCTCGGTGAGGTCGGTGCCGGAGAGCTGCACGTGCGCGCCCCGGCTGTCGTCGACGGTGACCTTGTCGACGTTCACGCCGTTCGGGAAGGCGGTCTGGACGACCGGTGCGAGCCAGCTCGACGGCCCGCCGACCAGGGCCTTCGCGGCAGAGGTCAGCGGGTCTATTCGCCGCCGCAAGTAGATCGGGTCGGCGATCAGCGCCGACTGCGCGACGGCCCCGCCGGCGGCCGACGGGTCCTTCGCGGTGTAGAAGAACCGGTCCACCTGCCGGTAGCTGTTGCGGAAGCTGGTCTCGTTCATGATCAGACCGGGGGGCAGCTTGTCGATCCGCCACTCCCCGTCCTTGCGCCGGACGAAGGTGAAGACCGGCGAGATCGTGTGCTGCCCCTCCTCCAGGCGGTACGAGTGCTGCTCGTCGACCGTGGCGACCACCTGCCCGGTGACGGACGCCGACACCGTGGTGTCCGTGTCCGAGACGTCCTGGCCGGCCTGCATGGAGGTGGCGGAGAGCACCTGGATCTTCGCGTCCGGGTTCCAGGCCGCGGCGGCCTCCTCGGTGAGGTACTTCCGCGCGGTGTCGTAGCCCTCGTCGGCGGTCACCGCGTCTAGGAACCCGGCCAGCAGGTCGCGCGGTCTGGCGCCCTTGGCCGGCGCCACGGGGAAGACCCGCACCTGGAGGTTCTTGTCGGACGACCCCTGCGACAGCTCGACCCTGCTGACACCGCCGGAGTCCGGCATGGCCGCGCAGCCGCTGACCAGCAGGGCGCCGAGCACCCCGCCGGCCACCGTCGCGACCCGCGGATCAGTCCTGGTCGTCCTTCGCACGCTGCGACCCCTCCGTGTCCGTGCCGCCCGTCAGGTCGGGCTCCGCCGTGCGCTGTGCCACCGACGGCCGTCCGGGCGTCGGGTCCACCATGACCTGGGCCCCGGTGGCACCGTACCCGGCGCCCGCGGTACGCACGTCCGACGGGTCCGCGCGCGGGCCCTCGGGCAGCCGCGCCTTGCCGAGGCCGGGACCGATGTTCAGCACCCCGCCGAGGCCGCTGCCGAAGCCGTTGCCGGCGCTCTCCGGCGTCTCGGCCTGCTCCTCGGCGACGGACAGCGCGGTCGCGCCGGCCGGGCTGATCGCCCGCCGGTACGGCATGCCGTAGGTGCCGAGGCCCCGGTTGTTGCGCGAGTCCTCCGGCTCCAGCCGGAACGGCGCCCGGCTGATCTCGCCGCCGCGGGTGCGCGGCAGGGTGAGCCGGAAGTGCGAGCCGCCGCCGGGCTCGCCCCAGGCCTGGAGCCAGCCGCCGTGCAGGTGCGCGTCCTCGACCGCGATGGACAGGCCGAGGCCGGTCCCGCCGGTGGTCCGCACCCGGGACGGGTCGGCCCGCCAGAAGCGGTGGAACACCCGGGACGCCTCGCCCGGCTTGAGGCCGATGCCGTAGTCGCGCACGCCGACCGCGACCGCGCCGTCGGCCGAACCGAGCCGGACCACGACGTCGCGGCCCTCGCCGTGCTCCAGCGCGTTGACCACCAGGTTGCGCAGGATGCGCTCGATCCGGCGGGAGTCCACCTCGGCCAGCACCGGCTCGCCGTCGCCGCGGATCACCACGGTGCTGCCCTTGGCCTGGGCCAGCGGGTCGGCGGCCTCCACCACGCGGCCGACGATCTCGCGCAGGTCCACCGGCTCGGCGTCCAGGATCGCGGCGCCGGCGTCGAAGCGGCTGATCTCCAGCAGGTCGGCGAGCAGCGACTCGAAGCGGTCCAGCTGGCCCTGGAGCAGCTCGGCCGAGCGGGCCGCCATCGGGTCCAGGTCCTCGCGGCTGTCGTAGATCAGGTCGGCGGCCATCCGGACCGTCGTCAACGGGGTCCGCAGCTCGTGCGAGACGTCCGAGACGAAGCGCCGCTGCACCCGGGACAGCTCCTCCAGCTGGCGGATCTGCGCCTGGAGCGCGTTGGCCATCCGGTTGAACGATTCGCCGAGGCGGGCGATGTCGTCGGTGCCGGTGACCTTCATCCGCTCTTCGAGGTGCCCGTCGGCCAGCCGCTCGGAGATGCCGGCGGCCATCCGGACCGGGGTGACCACCTGACGCACCACGACCCAGGCGATGCCGCCCATCAGGATCACCACGAACACGCCGGCTGTCGCCAGGGTGCCGGTGACCAGGTTGAGGGTATCCGTCTCCTGGCCGAAGGAGAACAGGTAGAACAGCTGGTAGCTGGTGCCGGCCGGGCCGACGAACTGCATGCCGAGGGCCAGCCCGGGTTCGGTGTGCCCGCCGCTCTCGGCGGAGCGGTGGATCCGGGTCGGCTGGTCGAACATCTGGCCGGGCTCGGCGTACAGCTTGGCCCGCAGGCTGTCGGGGACGCTGTTGGGCAGGATGTCGCCCGAGTAGCGCGGGCCGAAGCCGACCGCGTCGGGCATCACGGTCTGGCCGGTGCCGGGCATCATCGCGATCACCGAGTAGACCGTCTGCCCGCTCGCCGCCAGGTCGTTGACCTGCCGCAGCAGCCAGGTGCCGATCTCCTCGGTGCTCGGGTCCGCCGTGGCGCCGACCCGCAACCGCTGGTCCTTGGCCTCGTCGATCTTCTTCAGCTCGGCCTGGAAGCCGATCCTGGCCTGCTCGCGCGCGGAGGCCATCTTGGTGTCCAGCAGGCCGGTGCGCACCTGCGCCACCACGACCACGCCGAGCACCAGCACGACCGCGATGGACGCCAGCAGGGAGACCGCGACCACGCGCAGCTGGATCGAGCGGCGGTACAGCGCCGTCACCCGGTGCGTGGGCCGACGCAGCTGACGGGCCGCCAGCGTGGTCACGGCCGCGAGCCCGCGCCGGCGGCGGGTGGTCGAACTCAGCACGTCCCCGCGCACGGCGCCCGCCCCGTCGGTCGCGGAACCCGACGGGGAGTCGTCAGCCCGGTGCGTCACGTCAGCTGGGTCCGGCCTTGTAGCCGACGCCGCGGACGGTCACCACGATCTCGGGGCGCTCCGGGTCCTTCTCGATCTTGGACCGCAGGCGCTGCACGTGGACGTTGACGAGCCGGGTGTCCGCCGCGTGGCGGTAGCCCCAGACCTGCTCCAGCAGCACCTCGCGGGTGAACACCTGCCAGGGCTTGCGGGCCAGCGCGACCAGCAGGTCGAACTCCAGCGGGGTCAGCGGGATGCCCCGGCCGTCCCGCTTCACCGAGTGGCCGGCCACGTCGATCACCAGATCGCCGATGGTCAGCTGCTCCGGAGTCGGCTCCTCGGCGCGGCGTAGCCGGGCGCGCACCCGGGCCACCAGTTCCTTGGGCTTGAACGGCTTGGTGACGTAGTCGTCGGCACCCGACTCCAGGCCCACCACGACGTCGACCGTGTCGGTCTTCGCGGTCAGCATGACGATCGGAATGCCGGACTCGGCCCGGATCTGGCGGCAGACGTCGATGCCGTCCCGGCCGGGCAGCATCAGGTCCAGCAGGACCAGGTCGGGCTTGGTCTCCCGGAACGCGGCTAGCGCCTTGTCCCCATCCGCGACGAAAAACGGCTCAAAACCCTCACCACGCAGCACGATGCCGAGCATCTCGGCCAGTGCGGAGTCGTCATCAACGACGAGGACGCGTCCCTTCATGCGTCCATCTTCTCATTACCGGATTGTGACCTGCCGCACAGCAGTGCCTTTGCTCCACAACGGCCAACTCAACTCCCCGGCGAATTCAGGCCATACCGGGCGAATGCTCCCCGACGGAACGCCCCGAACCGTCCCGGAGCCACCCCCCGACCCCCGTGACACCCCTGTTTCCGTTCAGGAACCGGATACCCCTGGGGCCTGTCCGCGCCCCATGGCACGATGGGCGCTGCGTGCGGGTGAAAGATCACCCGGAACCGCGCCCCAGGACGCCCTCCGAGGAGCAGTGATGACCGACACTCCGGGCTGGGCCTCGCCCAGCTCGTCCGAGCCGCCCCGCGACGACACCCGGCCCCCGGCCGACGCGTCCGCCGCCGTGCCCGGGCAGTCGGCACCGCCACAGGGCGCCCCCGTCCCACCCCCGGGGTGGGGCGGCCCGCACGTCCCGCCCGCCCAGCCCGGCTGGGGCGGCCCGCAGGGCCCGTACGGACCGTACGGCCAGCCCCCGTACGGC
The nucleotide sequence above comes from Streptomyces kaniharaensis. Encoded proteins:
- a CDS encoding LpqB family beta-propeller domain-containing protein → MRRTTRTDPRVATVAGGVLGALLVSGCAAMPDSGGVSRVELSQGSSDKNLQVRVFPVAPAKGARPRDLLAGFLDAVTADEGYDTARKYLTEEAAAAWNPDAKIQVLSATSMQAGQDVSDTDTTVSASVTGQVVATVDEQHSYRLEEGQHTISPVFTFVRRKDGEWRIDKLPPGLIMNETSFRNSYRQVDRFFYTAKDPSAAGGAVAQSALIADPIYLRRRIDPLTSAAKALVGGPSSWLAPVVQTAFPNGVNVDKVTVDDSRGAHVQLSGTDLTEATSCRRMATQLFYTLADQGKGQVERLELKGQRGSCNVSRSDTPFIGPGALAGSEGGQQYFQRADNGVLMEINDTSNNTVHGVLGKPQPAGRLPLGTIAVRRDGAQAAAISRDGHQLFSVPLSDSAVAMPDPVLTSAARSGDDGLTSPSWDGRGDLWVVDRNPDAPRVVMVRGNKSYTVPVDDLGGQSVQMLKVSSDGARVALVAKGPGSPNQSLMFGLIVHGGTPEAPTARIVGLRRTAPALADVSSLSWAEADQLLVLGKEADRPHQLHYISTDGTQSTDAPLQVGEGMAAIAASEARGDVLAQASPVLAIQASDGKLYRLTGGQWREVTLADRASAFFYPG
- the mtrB gene encoding MtrAB system histidine kinase MtrB, whose product is MTHRADDSPSGSATDGAGAVRGDVLSSTTRRRRGLAAVTTLAARQLRRPTHRVTALYRRSIQLRVVAVSLLASIAVVLVLGVVVVAQVRTGLLDTKMASAREQARIGFQAELKKIDEAKDQRLRVGATADPSTEEIGTWLLRQVNDLAASGQTVYSVIAMMPGTGQTVMPDAVGFGPRYSGDILPNSVPDSLRAKLYAEPGQMFDQPTRIHRSAESGGHTEPGLALGMQFVGPAGTSYQLFYLFSFGQETDTLNLVTGTLATAGVFVVILMGGIAWVVVRQVVTPVRMAAGISERLADGHLEERMKVTGTDDIARLGESFNRMANALQAQIRQLEELSRVQRRFVSDVSHELRTPLTTVRMAADLIYDSREDLDPMAARSAELLQGQLDRFESLLADLLEISRFDAGAAILDAEPVDLREIVGRVVEAADPLAQAKGSTVVIRGDGEPVLAEVDSRRIERILRNLVVNALEHGEGRDVVVRLGSADGAVAVGVRDYGIGLKPGEASRVFHRFWRADPSRVRTTGGTGLGLSIAVEDAHLHGGWLQAWGEPGGGSHFRLTLPRTRGGEISRAPFRLEPEDSRNNRGLGTYGMPYRRAISPAGATALSVAEEQAETPESAGNGFGSGLGGVLNIGPGLGKARLPEGPRADPSDVRTAGAGYGATGAQVMVDPTPGRPSVAQRTAEPDLTGGTDTEGSQRAKDDQD
- the mtrA gene encoding MtrAB system response regulator MtrA, encoding MKGRVLVVDDDSALAEMLGIVLRGEGFEPFFVADGDKALAAFRETKPDLVLLDLMLPGRDGIDVCRQIRAESGIPIVMLTAKTDTVDVVVGLESGADDYVTKPFKPKELVARVRARLRRAEEPTPEQLTIGDLVIDVAGHSVKRDGRGIPLTPLEFDLLVALARKPWQVFTREVLLEQVWGYRHAADTRLVNVHVQRLRSKIEKDPERPEIVVTVRGVGYKAGPS
- a CDS encoding ComF family protein, which translates into the protein MPPTSDPVRPPCAQGPFGHALADLLDVLLPARCAGCGTDRTQLCPACRHTLATARPGPTVLPWAHAAAPYTDPVRQLLLAHKERGALRLAGPLGEALGRAVRSALGPRAALTPLLLVPMPSTPAAVRARGHDPTLRLAAAAVRSLRRAGLDARAAALLRHTRPVADQAGLTAAERRRNLHGALTVLPRARRGLAGRQAVLVDDLVTTGASLAEAARALAAAGLPVRAAATVAAAGPLRSG